A single genomic interval of Leptospira montravelensis harbors:
- a CDS encoding TetR/AcrR family transcriptional regulator codes for MDKLVDASLSPDLASRPFKFTSKQGRNRRTRLLTIALEFLREKSPEEISFADICKEANIPRPSAYHFFPNVEAIFHGIRLLHSESLIEKSLLLKRETFVSWEKHIERSIDVAVEVTNKEIAFPRLIYGYRMSNPEMRQVGQELDAKLANLAKLGLMDRFELPELDQADQIFGIAFSIADSLLKLSYRTYGDFTPWMVGETKKATISYLKNYLPEICKPK; via the coding sequence ATGGATAAATTGGTAGACGCATCCTTATCCCCTGACCTTGCTTCAAGGCCTTTTAAATTCACTAGCAAACAAGGTAGAAATAGGCGCACAAGACTTTTGACCATTGCCTTAGAATTTCTTCGCGAGAAATCTCCTGAAGAGATTAGTTTTGCTGATATCTGTAAAGAAGCGAATATCCCAAGGCCTTCTGCCTATCATTTTTTTCCTAATGTAGAAGCCATATTTCATGGAATCAGATTGTTACATTCAGAAAGTTTGATTGAAAAATCACTTTTGTTGAAACGTGAAACCTTTGTTAGTTGGGAAAAGCATATTGAACGTTCTATCGATGTGGCCGTAGAAGTGACCAATAAGGAAATTGCATTCCCTCGTTTGATTTACGGTTATAGGATGAGTAACCCGGAGATGCGCCAAGTAGGTCAAGAATTAGATGCAAAACTAGCAAACCTAGCAAAACTCGGGCTCATGGATCGGTTCGAACTGCCAGAATTAGACCAAGCGGATCAAATCTTTGGTATTGCGTTTTCGATTGCAGACTCTTTATTAAAACTCTCTTACAGGACCTACGGGGATTTTACTCCTTGGATGGTGGGAGAAACAAAAAAAGCAACCATATCGTATTTAAAAAACTACTTACCAGAAATCTGCAAACCGAAATAG
- a CDS encoding SDR family oxidoreductase: MKPKTLIIGSSGKTGSRILSKLNQAGYPVRLGSRKAEPTFDWEKPEGWEDVLQGINQVYISFQPDLAVPSSLEAIKTLVQVCRSNQVKRLVLLSGRGEPEARACEQIVQNSGLEWTILRSSWFLQNFSEGMFLEQILEGRVLFPKVAAKEPFVDLDDLCELAFASLVTDKHKNKLYELTGPELVSFKDVFETIAEVTNQPISFEELPLDDYLVTLKSFGLPEDVLWLISYLFRTVLDGRNESVVNDLELALGRKPKDFQTYAKETAKSGIWKIQERVS; encoded by the coding sequence ATGAAACCTAAAACACTTATCATTGGATCCAGTGGAAAAACTGGATCAAGAATCTTATCTAAATTGAACCAAGCAGGTTATCCTGTCCGATTGGGTTCAAGAAAAGCGGAACCAACCTTTGATTGGGAAAAACCAGAGGGTTGGGAAGATGTCCTCCAAGGGATAAACCAAGTTTACATTAGTTTTCAACCTGATTTAGCAGTGCCTTCCTCTCTCGAAGCCATAAAAACTTTGGTTCAGGTCTGCCGATCAAACCAAGTAAAACGTTTGGTATTGTTATCCGGTAGAGGAGAGCCAGAAGCGAGGGCCTGCGAACAAATCGTTCAAAACTCCGGATTGGAATGGACCATCCTTAGGTCGAGTTGGTTCCTACAAAACTTTAGCGAAGGAATGTTTTTAGAACAAATTTTAGAAGGGAGAGTATTATTCCCAAAAGTAGCAGCTAAAGAACCGTTTGTGGATTTGGATGACCTTTGTGAGTTGGCATTTGCTTCACTTGTCACCGACAAACATAAAAACAAACTGTATGAACTAACAGGTCCAGAACTTGTCAGTTTTAAAGATGTGTTTGAAACCATTGCGGAAGTTACAAACCAACCAATATCATTCGAAGAACTCCCATTAGATGATTATTTGGTTACTTTAAAAAGCTTTGGCCTTCCTGAAGATGTGCTTTGGCTTATTTCGTATTTGTTTCGCACTGTCCTTGATGGGAGGAATGAATCTGTGGTTAACGATTTAGAATTGGCACTAGGTCGAAAGCCAAAAGACTTTCAAACCTATGCCAAAGAAACAGCCAAATCTGGAATTTGGAAAATACAGGAAAGAGTCAGCTAA
- a CDS encoding LLM class flavin-dependent oxidoreductase — translation MAKFSILDLVFINEGNTPKDALANSVRVAIAAESLGYHRIWVAEHHNFPAIASAATSVVIGHLAGNTKTIRIGAGGIMLPNHSPLVIAEQFGTLESLYPGRIDLGLGRAPGTDQLTLRALRRDSMSAQSFPEDVKELLNYFEDDANQLQVRAIPGMGTHVPVWILGSSLFGAQLAAILGLPYAFASHFAPGALMEAISIYRKQFRPSVYLDKPYVMVGVNVIAADTDKEAKFLFTSSQQSFTRILRNARGTFPPPIEDIDSYWSPQEKQMASQMLSYSVVGAPDTIKVGIKKVLEETKADELMTVTSVYDTDAKIRSLEILAKLEI, via the coding sequence ATGGCAAAATTTTCGATTTTAGACTTAGTTTTTATCAACGAAGGAAATACACCCAAAGACGCTCTCGCCAATTCAGTTCGGGTTGCGATAGCGGCAGAAAGTTTGGGTTACCACCGCATTTGGGTAGCAGAACATCATAACTTCCCGGCCATTGCGAGTGCAGCCACTTCTGTGGTCATTGGTCATTTGGCAGGAAATACAAAAACCATTCGAATCGGTGCCGGAGGAATCATGTTACCTAACCATTCCCCACTTGTGATTGCCGAACAATTTGGGACATTAGAAAGTTTATATCCAGGAAGGATCGATTTAGGTTTGGGACGTGCTCCAGGAACCGACCAACTCACCTTACGAGCGTTACGTAGAGATTCCATGAGTGCACAATCTTTTCCAGAAGATGTTAAAGAACTACTGAATTATTTTGAAGATGATGCAAACCAATTACAGGTTCGTGCCATTCCCGGCATGGGAACTCATGTGCCTGTTTGGATTTTGGGATCCAGTTTGTTTGGAGCCCAACTGGCTGCCATCCTTGGACTTCCTTATGCTTTTGCTTCTCATTTTGCGCCAGGGGCTCTTATGGAAGCCATCAGTATTTATCGAAAACAATTTCGTCCGTCTGTCTATCTAGACAAACCCTATGTAATGGTAGGAGTGAATGTGATTGCAGCTGATACAGACAAAGAAGCAAAGTTTCTTTTCACAAGTTCCCAACAATCTTTTACTCGTATCCTCAGAAATGCAAGGGGCACCTTTCCGCCTCCCATCGAAGACATAGACTCCTACTGGTCCCCTCAAGAAAAACAAATGGCCTCCCAGATGTTATCTTATTCTGTAGTAGGTGCACCTGACACAATTAAGGTGGGAATAAAAAAGGTTCTCGAGGAAACCAAAGCCGATGAACTGATGACGGTCACTTCCGTTTATGATACGGATGCTAAAATCAGATCCTTAGAAATTTTGGCAAAATTGGAAATTTAA
- a CDS encoding helix-turn-helix domain-containing protein: MKVTNPKLNTKEKMLIQSVFVFESDKEEKQTLPFYADGFPGIVFFHSKKPVTVYVGSASKVMDPVFVYGQTIEPIQIEINGPFFFVMLQLFPAVVETSLGIPATELTNSCFSIPSSDWIEEPNFQLSIQEFSSARAHTALVNFILEKGKSFRPDPILQVCIEEILEEKGNCEIGKLSKKHGLSERTLQRRFQNYVGLTPKQFSTIIRFQSSLRELDGENKSKLTDVAYVSGYSDQSHFIRQFKSFTKEKPFQFREKI; the protein is encoded by the coding sequence ATGAAAGTAACAAACCCCAAACTAAATACTAAGGAAAAAATGCTGATCCAATCTGTTTTCGTTTTTGAATCAGATAAAGAAGAAAAACAAACTCTTCCTTTTTATGCGGATGGATTTCCTGGAATTGTTTTTTTTCATTCTAAAAAACCGGTTACAGTTTATGTTGGTTCTGCATCCAAAGTGATGGATCCAGTTTTTGTTTATGGTCAAACCATTGAACCAATACAAATAGAAATTAATGGTCCCTTTTTCTTTGTGATGTTACAACTTTTTCCTGCGGTTGTAGAAACATCGTTGGGAATTCCTGCGACGGAACTCACCAATTCTTGCTTTTCCATACCATCTTCCGATTGGATTGAGGAACCTAACTTTCAATTGTCGATTCAGGAATTTTCTTCTGCTCGCGCTCACACCGCGTTGGTAAATTTTATTCTGGAAAAGGGTAAGTCATTTCGGCCAGACCCCATTTTACAGGTTTGTATTGAGGAAATTTTGGAGGAAAAAGGGAACTGCGAAATTGGAAAGTTATCAAAAAAACATGGGTTGTCAGAACGTACATTACAAAGACGATTCCAAAATTATGTAGGCCTTACTCCTAAACAATTTTCTACCATCATTCGATTTCAATCTAGCTTGCGTGAGTTAGATGGTGAAAATAAATCTAAATTAACTGATGTTGCTTATGTGAGTGGGTATTCTGACCAATCGCATTTCATTCGCCAATTCAAATCTTTTACCAAAGAAAAACCGTTTCAATTCCGAGAAAAAATTTAA
- a CDS encoding TetR/AcrR family transcriptional regulator, which produces MAVSKKKSLPKKTKTVGRPSKDKGVNVKDALIQAGVELLENTSLEDISLRKVAAHAGVSHVASYHHFENKHALFAAIAEIGFQKYFETYQNELQKTDKDFKGRYLALGWTYFQFIMANRQFARIMFGGTGVDVKTHPKLLAVSRRTYRQLHEIIRMGQNLGHLEKGNTREKTLASWAMIHGIAMLFLEGRLQMKNDLKEMEKFIQTVTEYAYVGMKSV; this is translated from the coding sequence ATGGCGGTTTCGAAAAAAAAATCCTTACCAAAGAAAACAAAGACAGTGGGTCGCCCTTCCAAAGATAAAGGAGTGAATGTAAAAGATGCCCTCATCCAAGCAGGTGTGGAACTTTTAGAAAATACTTCTTTAGAAGATATATCACTTCGCAAGGTTGCGGCACATGCCGGTGTGAGTCATGTCGCAAGTTACCATCATTTTGAAAACAAACATGCCTTATTTGCTGCGATTGCCGAGATCGGTTTTCAAAAGTATTTTGAAACCTACCAAAACGAATTACAAAAAACAGATAAAGATTTTAAGGGCAGATACCTAGCTCTTGGTTGGACCTACTTCCAATTTATTATGGCCAATAGACAGTTCGCAAGAATCATGTTTGGTGGGACAGGAGTGGATGTAAAAACCCATCCCAAATTACTTGCAGTTTCCAGAAGAACCTATCGCCAGTTACACGAAATCATCCGAATGGGACAAAACCTAGGTCATTTAGAAAAAGGAAATACTAGAGAAAAAACCTTAGCCTCTTGGGCAATGATTCATGGTATTGCTATGTTATTTCTGGAAGGTCGTTTGCAGATGAAAAACGATCTAAAAGAAATGGAAAAATTTATCCAAACAGTAACAGAATACGCCTACGTTGGAATGAAGTCTGTATAA
- a CDS encoding FAD-dependent oxidoreductase — MNTAFSPISIGNLTLPNRFIMGSMHLGVEGETGTAERMAAFYGKRFEGGVSLIVTGGISVNEEGKGSRTFFNIQNPDHAKELKRMNELLYGKGTMCAQLFHAGRYAADRNCVAPSAIRAPINRYVPKALTEEECWITIEDFGLAAKLARESGFGAVEIMGSEGYLLNQFFSAVTNQRDDYFGGDAKRRMNLSIEVLRAVKKQLPEGFPVIFRMSGIDLIPGNPSFEEVIQLAQVLRDEQVSALNIGIGWHESRIPTISQLVPRGAWVSIASRIKENTPGVPIIASNRVNDPITMQRVFDENRADIISMARPFLADPAIVKKFQEGMSERINTCVACNQACLDHAFQEKFVSCIVNPEAVHELEYSKPKTKDPKKVLVIGTGPAGLEAARASASLGHKVTLVEKAKVLGGQFQLASNIPGKSEFKETIRYFTNELPALGVDIRLNTDATLTLLETENPDVTIFASGVKPREFSLKGLENLPFGNYTEYLTGKFKPGKRVAVIGGGGIGVDVAHRLTEEEDPTLISYDKKYNISSFTNAGVQKEKAHRDVAVFRRNGKHGAGLGPTTFWALKQELESVGVEFYHGLTYKEVTKEGLKVELKNGEEFLYPCDSLILCVGQEKESSVLEEYQSKYPNKQTIVIGGAKDPRNIDAKKAFLEGLEAAHSIH, encoded by the coding sequence ATGAATACAGCATTTTCACCTATTTCCATTGGAAACTTAACACTCCCCAATCGTTTTATTATGGGATCCATGCACCTGGGTGTGGAAGGAGAAACCGGCACTGCCGAAAGAATGGCTGCCTTTTATGGCAAACGTTTTGAGGGGGGAGTTTCTCTCATTGTGACTGGTGGGATCAGTGTGAATGAGGAAGGAAAAGGATCTCGTACTTTTTTTAACATCCAAAATCCAGACCATGCCAAAGAGTTAAAACGTATGAACGAACTTCTTTATGGCAAAGGAACCATGTGTGCCCAACTTTTTCATGCAGGTCGTTATGCCGCAGACAGAAATTGTGTGGCACCTTCGGCCATTCGTGCACCAATCAATCGTTATGTGCCAAAAGCCCTTACAGAAGAGGAGTGTTGGATAACCATCGAAGACTTCGGACTTGCTGCAAAACTGGCAAGGGAATCGGGGTTTGGTGCCGTCGAAATTATGGGAAGCGAAGGTTATCTCTTAAATCAGTTTTTTTCAGCAGTGACAAACCAAAGAGATGATTATTTTGGTGGAGATGCCAAAAGAAGGATGAACTTATCCATAGAAGTCCTCCGTGCCGTAAAAAAACAATTACCCGAAGGTTTTCCTGTAATCTTTCGAATGTCGGGAATTGACCTTATCCCTGGGAATCCAAGTTTTGAGGAAGTAATTCAGCTAGCACAAGTTTTACGAGATGAACAAGTCTCTGCACTTAACATCGGCATTGGTTGGCATGAATCAAGAATCCCAACCATAAGCCAACTGGTTCCAAGAGGAGCTTGGGTTTCTATCGCCAGTCGGATCAAAGAAAATACACCTGGTGTTCCTATCATTGCTTCCAACCGTGTCAATGATCCGATTACCATGCAAAGAGTTTTTGATGAAAACAGAGCCGATATCATTTCTATGGCAAGGCCATTCCTTGCTGATCCAGCCATCGTAAAAAAATTCCAAGAGGGAATGTCGGAACGAATCAACACTTGTGTGGCTTGTAACCAAGCTTGTCTTGATCATGCTTTCCAAGAAAAATTTGTATCTTGTATCGTAAATCCAGAGGCCGTACACGAATTAGAATATTCGAAACCGAAAACAAAGGATCCAAAAAAAGTTCTAGTGATTGGAACGGGACCTGCGGGCCTCGAAGCAGCACGAGCCAGTGCCAGTCTTGGACATAAAGTCACTTTAGTAGAAAAAGCAAAAGTCCTTGGTGGACAATTCCAACTGGCATCCAACATTCCAGGTAAGTCAGAGTTTAAAGAAACCATTCGTTATTTTACCAATGAACTTCCGGCACTTGGTGTAGACATTCGTTTGAATACAGATGCAACCTTAACATTGTTAGAAACAGAAAATCCCGATGTTACGATTTTTGCAAGTGGTGTAAAACCGCGTGAGTTTTCATTAAAAGGACTAGAAAATCTTCCGTTTGGAAATTATACTGAGTATCTTACGGGAAAATTCAAACCAGGCAAACGTGTTGCCGTGATTGGTGGAGGAGGGATTGGAGTGGATGTAGCTCACAGGTTGACAGAAGAGGAAGATCCTACTTTAATTTCATATGATAAAAAATACAATATCAGCTCTTTTACCAATGCGGGAGTTCAGAAGGAAAAAGCACACCGGGATGTAGCTGTGTTTCGAAGAAATGGAAAACACGGAGCAGGGCTTGGACCAACAACATTTTGGGCCCTCAAACAAGAGTTAGAGTCTGTGGGAGTTGAGTTCTATCATGGACTCACATACAAAGAGGTCACAAAAGAGGGTTTAAAAGTAGAATTAAAAAACGGAGAGGAATTTTTGTATCCTTGTGATTCTCTAATTTTGTGTGTTGGTCAGGAAAAGGAATCTTCTGTTTTAGAAGAATACCAATCCAAATACCCAAACAAACAAACCATCGTGATTGGTGGGGCAAAAGATCCAAGGAATATTGATGCCAAAAAGGCATTTTTAGAAGGTTTAGAAGCTGCGCATAGCATTCATTAG
- a CDS encoding neutral/alkaline ceramidase, with protein MNSKRESRVRLGFTIVCSFLVLHCSDQKPSPSPILGLVNTGTTDSSQSDLVSSSGVSRAIAPSLGSSPYLVGAGIYDITGPAAEVGMMGFAESAQKTEGIYMRLWSRAYIIGDSSKRVVFVSADLGMIFQSIKQAVSKKIALDSELSPYYNEANVLLSATHTHSGPGGYSHYFLYNATTAGFIKENYDVIVDGIYRSIKLAHQNLVPGNVYINQGNLTDASKNRSPVAYDKNPISERNYYASNVDQTMTLLKLVSADGRELGMVNWFAVHPTNVGPTNKLIGGDNKGLASYLFEKSKGANYSSNQTFVAAFAQSNAGDVTPNLWGPADGVNDYARQNIIAEKQFNKAQSLYTSANTPVTGPVDFRHTYVNFSNLYISSIGTTTCPAGMGASFSAGSVEDNAVSVDFFDEGTTVDSLDWNTNTADAFKASFLGGFLGVLWPTSVSEAYKLCHAEKPVLIPTGVASFDGNPWTPPVIPMQIIKIGNLAILAIPAEVSTMAGRRLRSLVKNVLENDYTVIAGLSNSYTSYLTTREEYSSQQYEGASTQFGPNTLLGYEQEFGKLASAMRSGASSPAGPTPPDLTNYQATFQTGVVFDDVPLFKSFGNVVTQPAASYSSGATVNVVFWGAHPKNNMLIGSSFVDVEKQNGSSWTVVARDYDPSTTYKWQRDGIAYSKINVSWKTSSFPSGTYRIRHRGHWKSGWTGAISAYQGVTNQFTVQ; from the coding sequence ATGAATTCCAAAAGAGAATCCCGAGTGCGCTTGGGTTTTACCATTGTTTGTAGTTTTCTGGTATTACATTGTTCTGACCAGAAACCATCCCCATCACCCATCCTTGGACTCGTGAACACAGGAACCACTGATAGTTCCCAGTCAGATTTGGTAAGCTCGTCTGGAGTGAGTCGAGCAATAGCACCATCGCTTGGTTCATCGCCCTATTTAGTCGGTGCGGGAATTTATGACATCACAGGCCCGGCAGCAGAAGTAGGGATGATGGGATTTGCAGAAAGTGCACAAAAGACAGAAGGGATTTATATGCGCCTTTGGTCAAGGGCCTATATCATTGGAGATTCATCCAAACGAGTTGTATTTGTCAGCGCTGACTTAGGAATGATTTTCCAATCCATCAAACAAGCGGTGAGTAAAAAAATTGCTTTGGATTCTGAACTTTCACCATATTACAACGAAGCCAATGTTTTATTGTCTGCCACACATACGCATAGCGGTCCTGGTGGGTATTCGCATTATTTTTTATACAATGCCACCACTGCTGGTTTTATTAAAGAAAATTATGATGTGATTGTGGATGGAATTTATCGTTCGATCAAATTAGCTCACCAAAACTTGGTTCCAGGAAATGTTTACATCAACCAAGGAAACCTAACAGATGCTAGCAAGAATCGCTCGCCTGTTGCTTATGATAAAAACCCAATCAGCGAAAGAAATTACTATGCATCGAATGTTGACCAAACAATGACATTGCTAAAGTTAGTTTCTGCCGACGGTAGAGAACTTGGAATGGTTAACTGGTTTGCGGTACATCCCACCAACGTGGGTCCAACCAATAAATTGATTGGTGGTGATAATAAGGGGCTTGCCTCTTATTTATTTGAAAAATCCAAAGGAGCCAATTATTCGTCCAACCAAACCTTTGTGGCAGCTTTTGCCCAATCGAATGCAGGCGATGTGACACCAAACCTTTGGGGTCCCGCTGATGGTGTGAATGATTATGCGCGCCAAAATATCATAGCAGAAAAACAGTTTAATAAAGCTCAGTCTCTTTATACCTCGGCTAATACTCCAGTGACTGGTCCTGTTGACTTTCGTCATACCTATGTTAACTTCTCCAATTTGTATATCAGTAGTATAGGAACCACTACTTGTCCTGCGGGAATGGGAGCATCTTTTTCTGCCGGTAGTGTGGAAGACAACGCTGTGTCTGTTGATTTTTTTGATGAAGGAACCACAGTAGATTCCCTCGATTGGAATACGAATACTGCCGATGCATTTAAAGCCAGTTTCCTTGGCGGATTTCTCGGTGTTTTATGGCCAACTTCTGTCAGTGAAGCCTATAAACTTTGCCATGCTGAAAAACCAGTCTTGATTCCTACTGGTGTTGCCAGTTTTGATGGAAATCCGTGGACTCCTCCAGTGATTCCTATGCAGATCATTAAAATTGGAAACTTAGCGATCCTTGCCATTCCTGCAGAAGTATCCACTATGGCAGGCAGAAGGCTTCGTTCTCTTGTGAAAAATGTTTTGGAAAACGATTATACTGTGATTGCTGGACTTTCCAATTCTTATACTTCGTATCTCACAACAAGAGAAGAGTATTCTTCACAACAGTATGAAGGTGCATCTACACAATTTGGACCGAATACTTTACTAGGATACGAACAAGAATTTGGTAAACTAGCAAGTGCTATGCGAAGCGGTGCAAGTTCACCTGCGGGTCCTACTCCACCAGACCTAACAAATTACCAAGCTACTTTTCAAACGGGAGTTGTATTTGATGATGTCCCTCTCTTTAAAAGTTTTGGAAATGTTGTGACACAGCCCGCAGCCTCCTATAGCAGTGGGGCCACAGTGAATGTTGTATTTTGGGGAGCTCATCCTAAAAACAATATGCTCATCGGTAGCAGTTTTGTGGATGTGGAAAAACAAAATGGATCTTCTTGGACGGTGGTAGCAAGGGATTACGATCCATCTACCACTTACAAGTGGCAAAGGGATGGAATTGCTTATTCCAAAATCAATGTTTCCTGGAAAACATCTTCCTTCCCATCCGGAACTTATCGAATCCGCCACAGGGGCCATTGGAAATCAGGATGGACTGGAGCCATCTCTGCTTACCAAGGAGTCACAAATCAATTCACCGTACAGTAA
- a CDS encoding cellulase family glycosylhydrolase: MKFNWKPQQTLRSIFTSLCLLITLSCTQAKNTEQVFLSLLLSGGSGQSESNGIGSLGLSKTVQTVNSPHSFDYNLTSQEREISISEKTNNQFTDQIFVDGLGREVSFRGYNISGNMKLAQHGFKPFANETDAEIAYSRLGKTTGSNIIRYTIAWEGVHPAVDTIDYNYLDAVVNQIKKATAKRMYILLDYHQDLFSRHLFNKNSWFTGNGAPAWITKGGNYPNEYCGIICASWSQNNLTNEAVRRAFRNFWNNAPLSTTLGTRNIQSEYLWQIGKTVAYLKEKLSAEEFSYVLGLDPLNEPVDGGMEGLTPAQWDNQKLWPMYKKVRTILNQNGWENKWVFAEPLVFWNTNVGSAIAPATGGGHLLSPPGPGFVFNSHFYDAGRMGTDLTGIDNATYFKYLDEIRKESRFLKIPVFLSEFGMWLKGTGAKDTPRMISAIYQSMEISDGNQTSKSRFADFYNPLVSGTQWHWDYYYNNHAEYMNGNPNKLVTTKDAWNEEDFSVVGNYGTSFNVNNYTIERGYLRKSQGRIISSHYNTVGFDTWNNVFSWAAIKPGETEPKYFVGKRFQLVVWKGRYSDAPTEIYLPNHFDLTKTVLISEKRIYQQGIPTSPNQEVNEVVVTPDRNREIGSGNILHIWDDLDLDENPNSSYHYVLIVDGASGLYTSQTLQEIQSKLNTRILFEQKSPIYLTGKMTYGGYPAESSN, from the coding sequence ATGAAATTTAACTGGAAACCGCAACAAACCTTGAGGTCGATCTTTACCTCACTTTGTTTACTAATCACACTGTCCTGTACTCAGGCAAAAAATACGGAGCAGGTATTTCTCTCCTTACTTTTGTCAGGTGGGAGTGGACAATCAGAATCTAATGGAATTGGTTCCTTGGGACTTTCTAAGACTGTCCAAACGGTGAATTCCCCACATAGTTTTGATTACAATCTAACATCGCAAGAAAGAGAAATTTCGATTTCAGAAAAAACGAATAACCAATTTACGGACCAAATTTTTGTAGATGGTCTTGGACGCGAGGTATCTTTCCGAGGATATAATATTTCAGGAAATATGAAACTCGCACAACACGGATTCAAACCTTTTGCCAATGAAACCGATGCTGAGATTGCCTATTCGAGACTTGGGAAAACTACGGGTTCAAATATCATTCGTTATACGATTGCATGGGAAGGAGTTCATCCTGCTGTAGACACTATCGATTACAATTACCTAGATGCTGTCGTAAACCAAATCAAAAAAGCTACCGCCAAACGAATGTATATCTTACTGGATTACCACCAAGATTTGTTTTCACGCCATCTCTTTAATAAAAACTCATGGTTTACTGGAAACGGCGCACCGGCATGGATTACCAAAGGAGGAAATTATCCAAACGAATACTGTGGAATCATTTGTGCAAGTTGGAGCCAAAACAATTTAACAAACGAAGCAGTACGCCGCGCCTTTCGTAATTTTTGGAACAATGCCCCTCTATCGACAACACTTGGAACTAGGAACATACAATCCGAATATCTTTGGCAAATTGGAAAAACTGTAGCGTATCTCAAAGAGAAACTAAGTGCAGAAGAATTTTCTTACGTCCTTGGCCTTGATCCATTGAATGAACCTGTGGATGGGGGAATGGAAGGTTTAACCCCAGCGCAGTGGGACAATCAAAAACTATGGCCAATGTATAAAAAGGTAAGAACTATCTTAAATCAAAATGGATGGGAAAATAAATGGGTATTTGCGGAACCTCTTGTATTCTGGAATACAAACGTAGGTTCGGCGATTGCACCCGCAACAGGAGGCGGACATTTACTTTCTCCACCTGGCCCTGGTTTTGTTTTTAATTCACACTTTTATGATGCAGGGCGGATGGGAACAGATCTTACAGGAATTGATAACGCAACGTATTTCAAATACTTAGATGAAATCAGAAAGGAGTCTAGATTTTTAAAAATTCCAGTTTTCCTAAGTGAGTTTGGAATGTGGTTGAAAGGCACAGGAGCAAAGGACACTCCTCGGATGATTAGTGCCATTTACCAATCGATGGAAATTTCTGATGGAAACCAAACTTCCAAATCTAGATTCGCTGATTTTTACAATCCCTTAGTATCCGGAACCCAGTGGCATTGGGATTATTATTACAACAACCATGCAGAATATATGAATGGTAATCCAAACAAACTTGTTACCACAAAAGATGCATGGAATGAAGAAGACTTTTCTGTGGTAGGAAATTACGGAACCAGTTTCAATGTAAACAATTACACAATAGAACGTGGGTATTTACGGAAGTCCCAAGGCCGAATCATAAGTAGTCATTACAATACGGTAGGATTTGATACTTGGAATAATGTATTTTCTTGGGCGGCAATCAAACCTGGTGAAACCGAACCAAAATACTTTGTCGGAAAACGATTCCAGTTGGTAGTTTGGAAAGGAAGGTATTCGGATGCACCAACAGAAATTTATCTGCCAAATCATTTTGATTTAACAAAGACCGTTTTGATTTCTGAAAAAAGAATTTATCAACAAGGTATTCCTACCAGTCCTAACCAAGAAGTTAATGAGGTCGTAGTCACTCCTGATCGAAATCGGGAAATTGGTTCTGGAAATATTTTACATATATGGGATGATTTGGACTTGGATGAAAATCCAAATTCTTCCTACCATTATGTTTTGATTGTGGATGGTGCAAGTGGATTATATACATCACAAACACTCCAGGAAATCCAATCCAAACTCAATACCCGAATACTTTTTGAACAAAAAAGTCCGATTTATTTAACAGGTAAAATGACCTACGGCGGATACCCCGCCGAATCATCAAATTAG